Proteins co-encoded in one Pocillopora verrucosa isolate sample1 chromosome 1, ASM3666991v2, whole genome shotgun sequence genomic window:
- the LOC136283979 gene encoding neuropeptide Y receptor type 1-like, producing the protein MNNSTTNLQIGQSECFSAVPSTVFTVALSVITVVAFSGNFLLIAAFLRASNLKTSSNWYIVNMAISDVISVLLNWPLYATEGMLKPGGSLITNQAIATFFCKLGIYSRAVLYVVSIESLVLISVDRFIAIVFPLKAIKITARVRKILLLLSWLFPVLGAIPYFYHSKILLEGRQTFCRNFMNTLLFKVYQFASFILFYFAPLVVLLVVHYIGFEHLKRRLVFEISSNEGSTHALRSKENQNILKIFRAVTLGFFMCWTPLYIYLILKSSHPTIVLNDKCLLFIGLLYYVFPLISTAINPFILITLSSNYRAAVKDLLAKCFAVFKCRSNKIYSTEQVIDLR; encoded by the coding sequence ATGAACAACTCCACGACAAATCTTCAAATCGGCCAATCAGAGTGTTTTTCTGCTGTCCCTTCTACCGTCTTCACAGTCGCTCTTTCAGTGATCACTGTTGTAGCATTTTCAGGAAACTTCCTCCTAATTGCAGCCTTCCTCAGAGCTTCAAACCTGAAAACAAGTTCTAATTGGTACATTGTCAACATGGCCATTTCGGATGTGATAAGCGTGCTCCTTAATTGGCCGCTCTATGCCACAGAAGGGATGTTAAAGCCTGGAGGAAGCTTAATTACTAATCAAGCAATCGCTACCTTTTTCTGCAAGTTGGGGATTTATTCTAGAGCTGTATTGTACGTGGTGTCGATTGAGAGCTTGGTGTTAATATCTGTGGATAGATTCATTGCGATTGTGTTTCCACTAAAGGCCATAAAGATCACTGCCAGGGTTCGgaaaattcttcttcttttaaGCTGGCTTTTTCCTGTGTTAGGTGCCATACCATACTTTTATCATTCTAAAATCTTACTCGAAGGGAGACAGACGTTTTGTAGAAACTTTATGAACACGTTACTTTTTAAAGTGTATCAATTCgcaagtttcattttattttattttgcaccTCTGGTTGTACTATTAGTTGTTCATTATATTGGTTTTGAGCATCTAAAGAGGCGACTCGTGTTTGAAATCAGCAGTAATGAAGGCAGCACACATGCACTGAGATCCAAAGAAAAccagaacattttgaaaatctTTCGAGCGGTGACTTTGGGATTTTTCATGTGCTGGACGCctctttatatttatttgattctAAAATCGTCACATCCAACAATTGTTCTGAATGACAAATGTCTTTTATTTATTGGTTTGTTATACTATGTATTTCCATTGATCAGTACAGCCATTAACCCATTTATTCTGATAACACTTAGTTCTAATTATCGTGCAGCCGTAAAAGACTTGCTCGCTAAATGTTTTGCTGTCTTTAAGTGTCGCAGCAACAAAATTTATAGTACAGAACAAGTCATAGACCTTCGATGA